A genome region from Schlesneria paludicola DSM 18645 includes the following:
- a CDS encoding tyrosine-type recombinase/integrase has product MAKRVPSYRHNKTSGRAVVTINGRDIYLGPYGSIESHEAYGRVIAQHSSGATVRAIASPTMGITIAEVVLAFMKHAEKHYRKDGEQTAEYASFQSALRPLVELYGMTEAWRRTRSEDEDIGFSAPKLRAVRDKMIELGWSRRYINKSVGRIRQVFKFAVSHDLVGPEVLEKLKTLEPLLEGRCDAVELPPRVAVPIEHIEAVRAKVNVRTRDMIDLCLLTGARPGELVSLTTAMIDATGDVWSATLADHKMRHKGKTRVLAFGPKAKLILKKYLRSNTSAKLFPVRRDSFSKTIVYWCTKLELPKFTGHWLRHNCATNIRELGDLDDAQAILGHSDQRTTQIYAHVKDTRALNVARQHG; this is encoded by the coding sequence ATGGCGAAACGAGTACCATCGTACCGGCACAACAAAACCAGCGGCAGGGCAGTCGTCACCATTAACGGTCGCGACATTTATCTTGGCCCCTATGGTTCAATCGAGAGTCATGAAGCCTACGGGCGAGTGATCGCTCAACATTCTTCTGGCGCAACCGTCAGGGCAATCGCCAGCCCTACGATGGGGATCACGATCGCCGAGGTTGTATTGGCTTTCATGAAACACGCCGAAAAGCACTATCGGAAGGATGGCGAGCAAACCGCCGAATACGCTTCTTTTCAATCGGCTCTTCGTCCCTTGGTCGAACTTTACGGAATGACGGAAGCTTGGCGACGGACAAGATCCGAAGACGAGGACATTGGATTCTCTGCGCCAAAGCTTCGAGCAGTGCGAGACAAGATGATCGAGCTTGGCTGGTCACGCCGGTACATCAACAAGAGCGTAGGCCGCATTCGGCAAGTCTTCAAATTTGCCGTTTCGCACGATCTCGTCGGCCCCGAAGTTCTTGAAAAGCTGAAAACACTGGAACCCCTGCTCGAAGGTCGGTGTGATGCCGTCGAACTGCCACCGAGAGTCGCCGTTCCGATCGAGCACATTGAAGCCGTGCGAGCCAAGGTGAACGTCCGTACGCGGGACATGATCGACCTTTGCTTACTGACCGGGGCTCGACCTGGGGAGCTGGTCTCGCTCACGACGGCAATGATCGACGCAACCGGCGACGTCTGGTCGGCAACACTTGCGGACCACAAGATGCGTCACAAGGGGAAAACTCGCGTACTGGCCTTCGGTCCAAAGGCGAAACTGATCCTCAAAAAGTACCTTCGATCAAATACGTCGGCAAAGCTGTTCCCAGTCCGTCGCGACTCGTTCTCGAAAACGATCGTGTACTGGTGCACGAAACTTGAGTTGCCAAAATTCACGGGGCACTGGCTGCGGCACAACTGCGCGACGAACATCCGTGAGCTTGGCGATCTAGATGACGCCCAGGCGATCCTGGGGCACAGCGATCAGCGGACAACTCAAATCTACGCTCACGTGAAAGATACCAGAGCGTTGAATGTTGCCCGCCAGCACGGCTAA
- a CDS encoding DUF1580 domain-containing protein yields MAIDTEIEALIPLKDCTDCFPGRKKVHKATIYRWADRGANGVRLETTKVAGQRYTSRQAISRWVAAQNKSEQPAAISPAQRQRQSEAARVVLAQHGI; encoded by the coding sequence ATGGCGATTGACACAGAAATTGAAGCATTGATTCCGCTGAAGGATTGCACAGATTGCTTTCCCGGCCGGAAAAAAGTCCACAAGGCCACAATCTACCGATGGGCCGATCGTGGCGCGAACGGCGTACGGCTTGAAACTACAAAAGTGGCGGGCCAGCGTTATACGAGCCGCCAAGCCATAAGCCGTTGGGTTGCCGCTCAGAACAAATCCGAGCAACCCGCAGCGATTTCGCCTGCTCAACGTCAGCGGCAATCTGAGGCCGCGCGCGTAGTGCTCGCTCAACACGGTATCTAA